A region of the Streptomyces sp. NBC_00442 genome:
TGGCGGGCAGCATGAACGCGCCCTGGCCGACCAGTGCGATGCCGAGAAGCGCGCGCGGCGACGTCTTGGCGAGGACCCGGGGGCCGATCGTTCCGCCGAGGATCTGGCCGACGCCGATACCGAGCAGGACGAGTCCGGCGGCGAGGGAGGAGTAGCCGAGCACGTTCTGTACGTAAAGGCCGGTGAAGAAGATGAGCGCGGTTTCGCCGCCGAAGATGAACAGCGCGGCGATGTTTCCGAAGGCAATGTCGGGCTTGCGCAGGATGCGGACCGGAACCAGGGCGTCGGCGGTGCGGCTCTCGACGGTCCAGAACACGACGAGCAGCACCGCGGCCGCGATGAGCGAGGCGGCGGAAAGGGCGTCCATGCCGGACTCGGCGGCCCGCGTGATGCCGTAGATCAGGGTGAAGAGGCCGGCGGTGATGAGCAGGGCGCCGGGGGCGTCGAGCTTGCTCTTGCGTTCGGCCTTGCTTTCGGCGACGACGATCGGCACGACGATGATGGCGGCGACGGCGACCGGAATGTTGATGAAGAAGGCCCAGCGCCAGGAGAGCGTGTCCGTGAGAACACCGCCGAGAATCGACCCGACGGTGAATCCGGAACTCATCATGACGCCGTTGAGGCCCAGCGCCTTGGTGCGCAGCTCCGGCTCGGTGAACGCGGTGGTGAGCATCGCGAGGGCGGCCGGGGTGACCGCCGCGGTGGCCAGGCCCTGAAGGGCGCGCGCCACCAGGAGCAGCGAGGGGGCGGTGGCGATTCCGCCGATCACCGAGGCCACGGCGAGCAGGGCCATGCCGGCGATGAAGATGCGCCGCCGTCCCAGGTAGTCACCGACCCGCCCGAACACCAGCGTGCAGCCGGCCGCGCAGAGCGCGAACACCGTGGTGATCCACTGAAGATTCCCCGCCGTGAATCCGAGGTCCACGCCGACGCGGGGGAGCGCGACATTGAGTACGGAGAAGTCGGCGGCCATCATGAACTGCGAAGCGAGAAGCACCAGGAGCACGGCGACCTGCCGCCCGGTCATCCGCACCGACTGCTTGGGTACCGCCGCTGTAATCGTTGTCATGCGACCAGGCTGGTGCGAGCGCGAAAGGTTAGCCAGATCCCAGTGGTGGACAGCCCCGGCGAGAGTAGTCCTGCCAGTGACAGGTTCGCGGAGGGGCCGGACGCCGGACCGGGAACACGAAGAAGCCCCCCGCTTGCGCGAGGGGCTTCTTCCGTCTGTGCGCCGCCAGGGACTCGAACCCCGGACCCGCTGATTAAGAGTCAGCTGCTCTAACCAACTGAGCTAGCGGCGCGTGCTGACAGAGAAAATACTACCTGGTCCCGCGGGGTGCTGATGACCACCCGGGGGCGGGGCGCGCCGGGGGTGTCAGATGGCCAGGGAGAGCACTACGGGGGCGGCCCGGCGGTTGAGGGTGTCGGCCGCGGCGCGCAGCCGGTGGGCGTGCTCGATCGGCAGCGACAGGGCCAGGCAGCCGACGGCCGAGCCCGCGGTGAGGGGGACCGCCGCG
Encoded here:
- a CDS encoding MFS transporter, whose translation is MTTITAAVPKQSVRMTGRQVAVLLVLLASQFMMAADFSVLNVALPRVGVDLGFTAGNLQWITTVFALCAAGCTLVFGRVGDYLGRRRIFIAGMALLAVASVIGGIATAPSLLLVARALQGLATAAVTPAALAMLTTAFTEPELRTKALGLNGVMMSSGFTVGSILGGVLTDTLSWRWAFFINIPVAVAAIIVVPIVVAESKAERKSKLDAPGALLITAGLFTLIYGITRAAESGMDALSAASLIAAAVLLVVFWTVESRTADALVPVRILRKPDIAFGNIAALFIFGGETALIFFTGLYVQNVLGYSSLAAGLVLLGIGVGQILGGTIGPRVLAKTSPRALLGIALVGQGAFMLPAIWMSAESHWLLPLIATQFVNAIFSMLAMLAFMVISTSAVDTEQQGMATGMATQSQQVGIAIGIPLLSAVFTAVIGDGDAGVATQLSGIHVALAVDSIALILGGVLLWLVLRRTARH